Within Puntigrus tetrazona isolate hp1 chromosome 17, ASM1883169v1, whole genome shotgun sequence, the genomic segment GAACACATCAGAATTTCTACATGAGCAATCATGAGCACTGAAGCTACTATCGTTATTTCATCTCCTGAAGATTCAGTCATAGCACTTGTTCAATTCACTGAGGAAGAATCgcttattatgattattattattaacaataataatacacttaTTGAGCATTTAGTTTTTCTAATTAGACATTTCACATTGAATTCAATCATTTACAAGCAActttgttacattttgttacatttgtttctacacttttttttctcagtctATGAAGACTAACTAGCAGAAGGTCTGATATGCCATGATTTGGGTTTAGagcaaaattgaaaaaaatatatgtttgtgtatgagagagagaccGGCACAGCTCCGTTCCAGCATCCTTTAATTCATCAGAGGAGACGTGAGCTCCAGACTTCCTCAGCAGCTCCACGACACCCTTATGTCTTCAGATAGAGAACATACAGATAGGTTTAGACATAACACATCACAGGATGGACATAGCATTCATTTGTAGTTAATATTGCTAATAACTAAATTAACGTGATTGAGGGTGgaattctattattatttattagatttcatTGCGATATGTTTTGAGTGTTCTGCATTATGTACACAGCCCGTCAATAATTCAATCAATAATTCAATTCCTTTCAGAAATTATAATTTGCATCTTACTTTTGGTAATTTCTGGGAATATCCTATAGTTTATGCTTTGAATAATGGCCCGCTAAAAAAAAGCTCATCTAATATGTTTCGATAGTGCTTGAGTATCTTAATATTTATGACGTAACATAAAGCAAGGTTTTTTGAATATTGTGAGTGTTGAAAGGCGTTCTATAGTGATATCGatacagctatacatttcattgCATAAAACTAGTCCACATAAAAAATGGATCAGTAAAATGATGATGTAaaattgtcaaattaaaatgtaaaattaatataaattattacagtAATTCCTGGTagacaaaagttaaaaaaacatcttaatgttaATCTTTTCATCTTAATGGGactattttttgtattatgatAATAAGGTAATATTGACTTCATGTCCCAGACgcagaaaaccttaaaaatggtttatttcaCGAATTAGAACATGGCTACCATACaagatgtgcatttaaaattttgttacaataaaacattcagcTGATACGTATTTAGAAACTTTCTAATGCCTAAATAAGATAAACCATCCAGCCTTTTTGGCCCTGTCATACCTGAGGTGAATGGCATTGTGAAGGGGAGTATCACCAAAGCGATCTTTGCTATAGACGGTGGCCCGTTTACTCAGCAGATACTCCACCACATTCAGATGCCCTTCACATGCAGCAATGTGAAGAGGAGTGCGGCCATCATAATCTGCCTTATTCAAGTCAGTTCCCTAttgacaaaaaaacccaaaacaaccGCAATTTCCTGTTTCTCCTTTTTAGCCTGTATTTTTTGGTAATGCAAAATTTTGTGCcgtttttttgtgaaacatcTTTTGTAGAATAAGAATGCTAGGGTGGAAGTTTCACTCAGTACAGTCATTGCATAGGCACATGCTGTTACTGCAAACACCCAAATACTTACCATTTTCCTTATGGCCTCTAAAGTCTCAGTGTCTCCGTTCTTAGCAGCAGAACATGCCAGAGTGGGCATTAGTGCATCTCTTATGGCTTCAAGCTCCTAAGGACATCAATCATATTATAGCGAATTACAAATGTTCATGAAATGCTTTTCTGTTTCTGAACATgtttctacatcacagagatATACAAACTGGATCAGAAAAACTATAACAGAAGCAGAAAGTCTGGATGTATGTTCTGCTCACCTCTTTACAGCCAATGCTGAGGGTCTTGGCTATAATCTGAATAAAGCGACTGTCGCTGAGAGAAATCTTTGCCCCCTGTAAGTCAGCCACCATCTCCCCACGCAGATTGCGACTCATCATCTAAcgaaacattaatatattttgaaaaaatatgaagTAACACCACTTAACATTGTACTGTGCAAGCTGTCCAGAAAGAcactattttacaaaaatgtgtttgaatacctttttcttctcttctgtagTGAGATCTTGTTTTGCCAGCACATGGGAGAGTTTTGAAAGAGCAGCTTCTGGAGTCATGTCAAACCCAGCGACAACTCCAGCGTTACTCAGAGCCTGGGAGAGaacattaaaggaacactaaATTACAAACTTCTGGAAACATCCATCTGAGGCCTTTCTCAAGCAAACACCCATACCTGGCCAGTGGCGTATGATATTGTGACCGAGCCCCTGAGGCACTGGGTGCAGTTGACTATGATGACTCCTCTCTGGGTCGCTTTACGGATCTCATCCAGCAGGTCTTGGCGGTTATCAGGAGCGTTACCGCTGCCGTAGGTCTCCAAAATCACACCCTCAATGGGAGCTTTCAAGAAGGCTTTCACCTGATTAAAGAATAGATCATTACAcatctgaaaatgtaatattaatgctgaacaaaaacaacacagaaccacgataaaaacaaagaaactcttaaataaaacagacagaacTTTTGGGAAGTGATTTTACGTAAGTGATTGTAAtgcatgtcatttttgtttccttCTATAAACTGTTtgatattgaataaaaacactgaatacaTTTCCAAAAATTTAGTCATGAACACTCTTATTTGTAATCGACCAAAAAATTTagatttcatttgatttcagATTATTACAAATGCTTACTGTATCGGTAGTGATCCCCGGGAAGAGTCTCAGGAGACCCACATTGTGGTTCATTTGTGTGTAGACAGTGAATTTCTCAGTTGTGCTGGGTCGCCACACAGTGTCCCAGTCGACTAAACAATGGGAAATGCAAATTTTAACACGAAGTTAACATTAAATTGCAAACAGTGACAACATTTTCCTATAGTATGCTATACTTAATATTTCGATATTTATAGTTTAAACATTTTCgtattatcattaatatcatacactattattatattcataaaaacattaaatatattgtcaGAGCAGTAGTCTTGTGGGCAGTGCTCCAACATAAATCATAGCTGCTTCAAGCATCATCAGCTTAATAGACAGATTTCTAACCACAGCCCATAAATGTTGAAAGATCTGGAATTACTCTCGATGTCGACTTCAGCATTGGCTAATGGCGGCAGGTTTGGTGAAGCAAATGCTTTAAAGCTTCCAGAGTCCACTTTGGTGACACGATTTCCCCGGTAGAGCCTATGATAAAAATACAGGCAAACCTGTGAAGAAACAGAgagtggtttattttttttatatgccatGACTTATTTTTTGTCTCATTTGCCCTCAATTTCTATTCATTTAAGCTGTGGATCAGCCTTCATTAGAACCCTTATTATGGGCAGATTAAACTTGTACCGACTTGTTTGACAGGTGTTTTACGTGCTTGTGCTGTCGGTGTTTATGTCACGTGTTTGAACAATACGACTTCACAATTTAAAAGAGCTTAACGTGtacttgaaaatgtataatgtactcTGTAACTCTGCTTGTTCAGTGTGAAACGGAGCGGCGTT encodes:
- the LOC122361508 gene encoding 60 kDa lysophospholipase-like — protein: MDLQLLSQKSVCQSAMGRGRRRNFCTSSKSPETSSDIETRVLVINTGGTIGMVLHNGVLSPEPNALVKTLRKLPILHDEQYAQQTKLYESYKPEDKTLVLPQSKLNKRVVYTFLEYSPLLDSSNMTPNDWSTIGKDIEKYYEQYDGFVILHGTDTMAYTVSALSFMCENLGKPVILTGSQVPIFEMRSDGRDNLLGALLIAGQFVIPEVCLYFYHRLYRGNRVTKVDSGSFKAFASPNLPPLANAEVDIEIDWDTVWRPSTTEKFTVYTQMNHNVGLLRLFPGITTDTVKAFLKAPIEGVILETYGSGNAPDNRQDLLDEIRKATQRGVIIVNCTQCLRGSVTISYATGQALSNAGVVAGFDMTPEAALSKLSHVLAKQDLTTEEKKKMMSRNLRGEMVADLQGAKISLSDSRFIQIIAKTLSIGCKEELEAIRDALMPTLACSAAKNGDTETLEAIRKMGTDLNKADYDGRTPLHIAACEGHLNVVEYLLSKRATVYSKDRFGDTPLHNAIHLRHKGVVELLRKSGAHVSSDELKDAGTELCRLAASGDLEGLRIWKLAGVDMAMSGYDGKTPLEVAGAIEHTEVVNFLKVA